In Megalobrama amblycephala isolate DHTTF-2021 linkage group LG21, ASM1881202v1, whole genome shotgun sequence, the genomic stretch ATAACGCCCGCCCTTTTTACGGTTCTGCCTGGCCTCAAACGAACATCATCAGTTCAAACTATAAACAGATTTGGCTGGCTCTGTTCCTATGGAAGTTCATTTCGTACACTTCAtacaaaaatcataaaaaaaaaattaaaaaaaagtcacaactATGAATTATTAAGTCGAAAATGTGACAATTACTACGTACGCccttttttgacttttatatcataaatatgacgtaaaaagttaaaattatgatataaaatctaaataatgACATGTGTAATAATTATGACGTATTAAGTCGAAAATGTGACAATTACTACGCCctatttttgacttttatatcataaatatgatgtaaaaagttgaaattatataaaatctaaattataacatatgtaatataattatgACGTATTAAGTCGAAAATGTGACAATTAATACGTACGGCACGCCctatttttgacttttatatcataaatacgtaaaaagttgaaattatatAAAATCTAAATTAGAAATATCTAATAATTATGACGtataaagtcgaaattatggTATACTATTCcctaattttgacttttatatcATAATCAAGAtgtaaaaagtttaaattatgagataaagtcgAAAATATAACATATTAAGCAGTAAGTGACATATATTAAGTTAAAATACTCCGCCCAAAATTATTCATACTAAGTAACAGTTAACAtattaagtcaaaattatgaataCTACGCCCTACTTTTTGACTTTTATATCATACTTGTGGCATAAAGgattgaaattatgagataaaatcaaaattatatgATATAATCATTATGACGTATTAAATCGAAATGATGGCATATTATGCcctaattttgacttttatatcATAATAACTATGAcgtaaaaagttgaaattattcATACTAAGTAATAATTGACATATTAAGCCGAAACTATGAATACTACGCCctaatttttgacttttatatcataattgtGACATAAAAGATTGAAATTATGCGATAAATTCAAAATTGTATAATCATTATGACATATTAAGTCGAAATGATGGCATACTAAGCCTTAATTTGGACTTTTATATCATAACTATGAtgtaaaaagttgaaattatgagataaagtcgAAAATATGACATACTAATAATTGACAGATTAAGTTGAAATACTCTGCCCTAATTTTTGACTttcatattataattatgatataaaaagttgaaattatgagataaagtcgaaattatgacataataatgataatgcttATGAACTTATGATTatgaagtcataattatgagattaaaaagtcgattatgagattaaaattcatgactttttgtcataattgacttttttattCAACTTCCAAAAAAACATACAATGACAATTTAACCACAATTGACTTTTTAGTGACTtagcatgtcataattttgatttacaTTCATCATTACCAGCTGATAGATTCAACTGTTTTAATGCGTATTTGTGCGCACACTCTGTGAAGAGTCAAGTAATTTATACAGCGCTTACATTACAGATCATtgattcaaagcagcttcacagtaataatcAGTCATGAAACAAAGCAGCTCTATAGAAGACAACATTGTCATTATTTAGCTCAGTTTAATTCAATGCTGATTCATTGTAAAaacatactatggaagtcaatggggtccatcaactatTTGGTTatcgacattcttcaaaatatcttcttctgtgttcaacagaagaaagtaattcatacatgtttggaacaacttgagagtgagtaagcaatgacagaattttcagttttgggtgaactatccctttaactacaGTCCAACATTAAGCTTTGTCCCAGTCTCCTGACCGCCCGGTGGCGCTGCAGCGCAAAATGAATCACGTTAAAACCGGAAGGAAGCAGTTTTCCAAATACAAACCTCTTCAAGAAAATGGCGGAAGTCGTGGAGCTGCATAAACTCAAGGTAAGAGACTAGTACAAAGGATAGTTTAACTTTCTACTTAGTGTTTGTATATGACTGTAATATTAAGATGTGTTTAGTTGAATTGTGATGATTAAGTAATAATAGACTTAACGTTTCTAGGTTCATTCAGCACTTCTGTTTCTTGAAATCCAGCGAGCTTCCAATAGACAGACAGCGTTTTGACTCTAGTCTCTGTGTTTCTTTCGTTATTCGCCTTCTTAAAACATAAGTACGTTTACCTAAACAGCATTTGAGCATTTTAGTCTTTAAGACTCATATTAAAACGCGACTTTTACGTTGTTCCCCCACCATTCAGATACTACAGTCTACTCTTGCAGTGGTTTATTAactaaactatatatatatatatatatatatatatatatatatatatatatatatatatatatatattttgtaattttacattaacagtatattgtaataaatgtcctatctatcaaaaccaagtcaatctcatcaagatagtgttttaagcatttctacattcattccaaaataataactaaaggctgTAATAactttaaacaatatattttatttgtgtattgatttttttctttttaattgtcaacttaggctattttggatcatcagtcatgcgtctgtcacagacatgaagatgtatttttaatttttccaaGCTGAATGCACTAAAAATCACGTTTTCAGTCCATTTcgagtttgattttgacgtgacataaagcggagatatctaactgggtgatctgtttacttacttttcaattagtcttcccattgacgccatcatttgttcagtcaaactgacgcgCGGAACGCGCACGTCAACAAGAGGTGGGATTAGTCGCACAAATCAATcatccaatcataaccaattacattcaatcatagcgcgatggagCGCTTCGTCTCActtgactttcccccattcattctcaattaccccccacaaaacccaccgcacaCTGGGGGTctaatggttttctatgagaacaaagggaggcatgactcctgctgtaactccacctgcgggtgtcgctgttgggcagtgttcctttagaaatacgagtgacttgcgctctttttaatgtcataatttgtaatatttgtggtgttttatatgtaatatggattattttctcatcctgtttttttgaggaggcactgcctcccttgcctcctcggaggaaacgcccatgatgtgtatatatataacccAACAGCACATGTTCTTCTTTCCTTAACCGTGCCTATGTCTCTAAAAAATTGACCATCATAGTCCACCAACACCCAGTCAGCTGCTTTCCTAAATAGCATTTTTGGGTGTAAACAACGTGTTGGCCATTTCGCCACCTAAACTGTTGTTTACTGAGATGAGCTTGTTAGAATTTGACACCGCCTACTGTATCATGAGCTAATATATTATGATTacttgttttgttattttacgTCGGAATTGACATGTTTCATTTATTGGTCTTTCACTTTTTTCATCCATAAATTTTAGTCTTAAATTAAAGGACACTGTGAAAAaagtctttttctctttctgtctcattctctctgcctgtctgtttctttctttcttttattctttctttctAGAAAAGTAGAAATTTCATATTGCATTCAGTTTAGTTTGTTAGGAATTCATCTGTATAGAAGTAGCCATGTTTATTCAGATGCCAGCTTTTTATGGACTGACAAAGCATCGGTTCTGATACAGCAgatgtgttaaaggattagtccacatttaaatacacttttcctgataaatttactcacccctgtgtcatccaagatgttcatgtctttctctcttcagtcgaaaagaaatgaaggtttttgaggaaaacattccaggattattgtccttacagtggatttcaatggctaccaacaggttgaaggtcaaaattacagtttcagtgcagcttcaagggctttaaacgataccagatgagtaataagggtcttatctagcgaatcgatcggtcattttcggaaaaaatacaaccgtttatgctttataaacaaaatatcgccttgaacgtaaggagaataatcctggaatgttttcatcaaaaaccttcatttcttttcgactgacgaaagaaagacatgaacatcttggatgacatgggggtgagtaaatttatcaggaaaagtgtatttaaaagtggactaatcctttaatttgtgGTTGATTAAATGTCACTCCagtcattaaaaatgacataatctCCTCAGTTGGCTGAGCTGAAGCTAGAATGTACTGCTCGAGGACTGGATGCCAAAGGAAATAAAGCCGATCTGATTGCCCGGCTGCAGGCTTACCTGGAAGAGCATGGTATGTGTTTTCCAATGCAATATATTTTACTTCATGGTCCAGCTCTTTAACAGATCTCATTACAATTATGTTCTTAGATATCTCATATCAAAGTGTAATACTGTAACAATAGGCATCATAGTtaagttaatatatatatatatatatatatttttttacctttGTACTGTAATACTTATTTTACTCCTTTTTCTCTTGATAAATGTGAATGTAAATTATAGAAGTTGGTTACACACTGccaaatatattttaaggtCGCACACGTTAAATTTAGGGAACATATGCGACTAAAATGGTCGCAATTTTGAGCCTTGGGTTAAAagttatccaaaatcaatttgagcaagtacataaccagccaatgttcaaaactatccccttaccttagcccgattcacagtAATCTTGTagtaatgttttctaatttgagtggtactggtgggtttctgcgggaaattcgagcatgcagctgTTCGTCTTTGCgccattacgtcacgtctgtttacataaagaacgagTCCTAGGATAATTtcatagccttttctcacagcagctagagtaacttttcattttgatgcagattgattagactgtacagaaaactgaaatctacaggtagtaataataatacacactaaatatatatagtcacacactgctgatgttgttaacattaacaatttgagaaagtataaaataattttgcacggtttgatgtgatccgagctaagtgattcgttagatttaatcaccattggtaaTGCGACTTAttgtaatgtttgttttttttcctcagttggtcagaacaaaagtggcaaaTTTGTtagttacttgttcagatgacattttctgttaaattcttattttgttcaTACTTCCATGATtgtgaagtacagtatccactggtgcggtgactgacagccacacattctcctcaaaacattcTCCTCTGAGGAGCCGTGTCagtgcacaacccacgtaaagatgataatgactgcaaaataaatgcaattgtAGATTtcgaacagagatggcgacaaagaggcaacttgcagactgcagctttaacatttaaaatattttttttgtttgtttttgttttttttatatatagaagAAGTGAATGAAGAGGAAGTTCTGGGAGTGTATGGTGATGGTGATGGTGAGGGTGAGGGTGAGGTAAGATATCCTGGATGTAATGCATTTCCATAGTATTCTCAAGGCAAAAGCTAAAAACGCTGCACACTGAATTTAGTAGCTCCATTGTTCTTTTATTTAATAGCAATGCATTGTGTGTGTGCCCTCTGAAGTGCTCCTCCAGTTTACACTTGGTATTAAGATCTGTCTTGGCTGATCACAAGTGGCCGTGAACAGATTTCGAGGGGAGGGTCTCTGATTTCATGACTGCATGCATCACTCACTGTCACTTACTGTGTGTTAATAAATCACATATGGAACAAAGTATGAAAAAAGCACGTAGTTTTCCCTGTAGTTGCCTCACCAGGTATGATTACATGCATTAATTTTTGTCAGTCAGACTCAACTCTTTGATAAAGTCTATGTGTGCAGTAGCCAGTACAAATGTCAAAAGGGATTTTTGTTCACACTACATAACGTAATATAAAGCACCATAACTTCAGAAGAACTGTACTTGAAACCTCTGAGTAACACTGAGAATATGACTAGAAATTTAaacaacacctccccctttgcctttcagACGAGTCGCATGTTTTATAACAATCACTGGGGGTGTCGACTCATTTAAAGtcactatgaaatcaaaataattgattctaattttgggatattgcgggatttattataaatgattaatccATGcacattgttattttttttttagtttaaatttgTGTGCCTAGTAATCTAAAAACCAAATTAACTGTCACTTGATTGGTcgacctgtcactcacatgagatcaaccAGTCGCAAACCACAAACATCCAACCATCCAATCGATTTCCCACAGACAATATCCTGTCCTACATTTTATTCTTGTTCATgaagctgtttcacttggatatacatcacaatagggaagacaAGCCTATAGCAACTTCATGCCGACTTTGAAGTAATCATCTGTTTTTAGTCAGGTTTCGGTCTCTCTGGTTTTTAAATACTACATTacgttttttttcttcaaagcTTATTGTCCTTAATAACATCAACTTTTAACATCAGGCACATCCCATTCTTTTTGCCACTCAAGAATCTTTTCTTTATTGCTCTAACAtggctatatttatatatggCGGGACACACTTTACTTTGTCGGCAAGATATTTCAtcatattgcccagccctagttttCTTGACAAACttcatagttttatttttaagaataacAGGGCGTGGATGATTGACAGGTGAGTAGGCGATACTTTGCTGATCAGGAAGCATCAAAACAAATCGGAGTTTACATTATAAAGCTGTGTGGTCACATGCATCTCTCACTGCCACTCTTTGTTTCTCATTAATCAGATCACAAAAGTTTTGGGCCCATCAGATCGCCTGAGATCGGTTTTAATACTAAGTGTAAATTGACAAATAATGTTTCTTGTGTAAAGTTCCAGATGGTACAAACACGGTCCTAGTGATTGCTTTGCTCAACATAACATAATTCACATGTGTTTTAGGAGTCCTTTGCCAAAGAAGAAAGTGCTGACCAGAAAGAGGAGTTTAGTCCACCTGAAAcgtatgtcttttttttttttttttattattattatttttttttttaatacattttctaaTTAAAGAGGTCTTCCTTAATACATCAGCAAATGTTGTACCTCACAACATTTGTGTCAGGTTAACATAATTTTGCAATTAGCCACTTAAACCAGGTTTTTTCAAAGACAGTGGGCATCCCTTCtgaatagtgttgtcaaaagtacagactGTAGTAACAAGtcgaaattttaaaaatgtaacgcttgagcgctgttgagctgATGAGGCTCGTGAACACAACGGCCAATCAAAGGTGTTCACGAGCCTCATCAGATATGTATgcgattggctacaatgataaACGAACGggagtgtttgaatttgaaagcgctTTGACTGGTCCACTGATAGACGTCTGCTGTCAAACACTCCcgtgtgtatttgtgtaagcGCTCAATGAAGAGCGTCACTGATGtctatttacatgtttttgaagcattgatcattgtagccaatcacagacatatgaAGAGCACGTGAACAGAACAAATTAcgcccctttttttttttttattaacttggCGCttaaaataaagattgtatcaattacatcgttacactagtaggtggtgacaagtgactgttatgtaaatttatttgtcattgaatcattcattcaaaagatccattcaaaagatttgttcaaaaacgatTCATCCAGTGATTAAACAACTGAAGTGTTTatgaatttaattcattttcaaacatttttaaatgggctgcagcaattaatatttttttcaagttctagtaaaatacatttttgtttagtttttatatatatatatatatatatatatatatatatatatatatatataaaacaatctgtcattttctaaaaaaataaataacttgtATGCTTGTGGTTAAAgcatatgttattttttttttttttggaaaatgacagatcgtttcattagataagacccttattcctcgtctgctattgtttaaagctctttgaagctgcactgaaactgtaatttggaccttcaacccgttgataGCCATTGAAAACCACTATATAGAgagaaatcctggaatgttttcatcaaaaaccctaatttctttttgactgaagaaagacaaacatgttggatgacatgggtgagtaaattatcaggaaatatgAATTCtgaattgaactaatcctttaagcaattTAAGCAACCAATCGGTAATAAAAGAAGTAACAAAtcgagtgattttttttttttttttttttttttttgttggattaacattaaagttaattttagttcacccaaaaataaaatttgtcatcaattactcaccctcatgtcattctacatccgtaagaccttcattcatcttcagaacacaaattaagatcattttgatgaaatctgagaggtttctgttcccccatagaaagcaacgcaAATACCTCTTTCAAGGCCCAGACAGGTAgtaagacatcattaaaatagtccatgtgactacagtggttcaaccttaattttgatactttttgtgctcaaaaaaaaaaaaactgcagcaggtttattaagctgctgtcactttaagaccgaatgcgcAGATCCGACATACATGCACATCTGCTATTCTCCCAAATGTTTACCTTCACTAAAGACCTAACCGATtgtttttatgtgaatactTGCCAAGTCAGGCATTTTGACACACAAGATGCGGGAGAACTGAAGTGGGTGCTGCACGCTGACAGCTAAAAACCCCTGACTTCAACTGTTATCTTTGTCCCTAAaggattttcttttttgattGGTGCTGCTGCCATTTAGTGAAGTTACTGTAATCTCAACAAAACAATGGAGAACTGGTGCCAAAGGAGAAACTGTAGTATTTTATCACTAGAGTGCTTTTTTGAAAAAGCAACCTTTAACTTTGTCTGAGGCTTATTGTTAACACATTTTGAAACGGTTTGTTCATTGTGCTCATGATTTTAAGGGTGACTGAGAAAAAACTGGTCAAGATGAGCCCTCCTGCTGCAGTTGGTGAGGTAATGATCTAATAAATcttttatatatcatttaatgcgattttaatattttaaagtgttagctcacaaaagaatgaaaaatgtcatttcaaacctgtaattCTTGCTTTCTTATGTGGAATACCATGAATGTGTCATTTAAAGTATTAAATAACTGAAACCACATACAGTGGTAGTCAAAAATACATCACCGCAAATGTTTTAGAGTCTACAGCAGGGTTATAGTTCACTAAAACagttaaaacatttctgctcattgaaataaagctgaaataaaataaaaattttatttgaaaaatgggtaacactttataatctgcacactatgaagcatcagttaagcattagtaaatagtcaattcatcatttataaagcattaatagacattagtaagcagtttataaatacaactattaatgctttgttcttgatttataagcagatctataatgtgtttaataattgtattttcatactttattaatgatcaatttatcacttCTAAATTATGTagtacattatttacaaaccagttatttagttGTCAGTGCTTCATATCATTTAGAAAGTGTAggtaatgattaataaactatttaaatgtacatttatacattatttAGACATGTAGCaatagttactcagtgtgttaataaatgctttattagcacatattcctactgtaatgattaattcaggtagttgtAAAACATTTAGTAGGTGTtgactatttttgtgagctcatctaaagtgaggattATTTATGCCTCGTAAAGTGTTTAAAaaggagatttaaaggttcagtgatcttctgcactgctgctctctaatgttttaaagttagtactgagGTCGTTTTGACACTttgaaattttattattattgttattattgtattattgatCTACAATTAAAAGTAAACCTCTGCAATGTCACAGAAAATAGAAATTCCTGTACACCTCCAGAAAACAACAAAACTGTGCAGGAAAATGAAACTATGCCTATGCAATCTgatagaaaaatacatttttgtaaagtgtaaacatttctaaataaaaatttacCAGTGCCAACACAGGATTATGGGAGTGCCGAAATCCAaccaataataattattttttttttataaaacaataataataaaatatttcagtgtcaaaactacctcagtactaactttaaaTTAGTACAttgataaattgatcataaataaagtatgaaatacaattattaaacacatgatagagcttataaatcaagaacaaagcattaatagctgtatttataaactgcttactaatgtctattaatgctttataaatgatgaattgactatttactaatgcttaactgaTGCTTCATAGcatgcagttattataaagtgttactgttaaaaataaaatgagaaagaaCTTTAGTTTTCAATTTTATTGGGGGGGAAAATGTAGCAGGTTGTGAAAAAATGGGAATTGATGGGAAGACCAAGCGAAGCATCTGTTTATTTGAACCCTTCAActattgaaataatgaaatgGTTTAACAATTAATAATCAATGCATGaatatatgtatacatttaCTTTAAATTGGAGAACCATTTCAGCTGGTTCACTGAGACGTCTATTTCAAGAGTGATTTTGTTTATGAACTGGACATTACTGCAGGCTTACTTCCTGTGGTTGTATATGTTATTGTCATGAGGCATTTTATGATAAATGTGATCCTGTTTAAACTATAACAATTGCGTTCATTGCAGAGGCTTCAGAAGAGAGCGGAGCGCTTCAATGTTCCACCGAGTGTGGACACAAAAAAGGCCGCGAGAGCAGCAAGGTTTGCCTGTTTTTAAGAGAAAAATATCTTTAAATGAGGGTCAAAGACTCAAGaattatgaaaatgtattttgtttgaAGAATTGCTTTACCACGGTGTGGCTATATTTCTTGCGTAAGCTTTACATTTTTATCTTGCAGCAATATGTTAAAACAATTCTCTCACACACTTGTGTATTTGAATGTAAAAAGAAATCTACATAACCATTTGTTgaccatttcaaaacattttcatgtGTGTGTACTTGTATAGTTACCTTTGTGAAAAATGGTTTGAGTTTTAGACCATCTTTGTGAGGACAAAGTGAGGATCTTTTGGATGCCCCTTTAAAGAGCTATTTGAGGGTTAAGTTTTAAACGCTTTTAGATTCTACTGTGCGTATGTATAGGCAGCAGCAGTACTGAATGTACAATTTACAAGATATTTGTCAATGACGTTCAGGATCTGTTGAGCACAAggcctaaaactaactttttgccacacctgccaatggCCGGTGACTTAAGAAAATatcccagccataaatatttttttaagcgcagtgtgaaaagctCTTCTGACTCCTGCTGCGACTCTACAGCTTGTGCTTCTACGTGAAGCAGTGCAGACGCTTCCCGTTTATGTTTGTAGTGTCCGTTGTCCAATTGAACTAAATGGggttttttatttctataaaaaagcaaaaagtcATAACGGGCGGTGCCGTGGTTGGCAAGTAATGTAATCAAACTCTTACAAGCCTAGTAAGGTTGGGGATGGTTAAGGTTGGGATAAGGGGATGGGGATTGCattatgcactgtaaaaagtaatatgctttatctactcaataaaattgtggcaacatattacaagcaatattattaattaaattcaacatataagaattgagttagaattaattaaattaattccttaaaagtcaaccatttaaaatgtgtaaaattagcaaacaccattacaaaaacaacaaacggACATAAAAAGCAACTAAacgaaacactgatcaccatattGGCGACCaaacaataaaatcaacatctaaacctctgttaattcatgTGTTTCGCTTTCCTTCAATGttggaaataaaaaataaagagttcttaattcatctttgacgcctgtctgttattcagatattttgtttaaattgtacttaaattatacttgttttaaatggttgacatttaaggaattaatttgatcaattctaactcaattctgtttgttgaatttaattaataatattgcttgtaatctgttgccaaaatTTTATGGAGTagatattactttttacagtgtgccGATGAATGTCCTCACAAAGATGGATGTACAaacctgtgtatgtgtgtttgttttgaagCATCCCTATATCTTaatcttatttttgttttattagatTTGGTTTGCCAGTACCTGACTCTTCAAAAGGTGAGTTAACCTCAAAAGTGTTCCCAAGAGGCCTTATGCTACATGTAGCTgaggttttttcttttttttttaattactgctgctactgttttttaaatgaagttttTGTTAAAAGTTGATGCTGTTACTTTAGTTAAGACCATGATTAGTATATATGTGCCACATAGTTCATCTTTTACTTCCACACATTGATTGTCCTCTTTTATTTACAGTATCCAATTGAAATGGCATCATaccatttcttaaaaataagtATAGCATAACATTCAAACAAGCAATTCAATTTCAAttgtcattttcttttgtgATTCATCAGAATGTGTTATGAGAGtcagttgtttttcatttggTCTGATAACTAATGTTCAATTTGGTTCATTTAAATCTTTTAATAAGTGATTTAAACCTATTACTTAATTTTCTTCAGTAAcacttataaaatattataatattttattgctAATACTTATCTTTTGTAAATTCCTTCCTGAGTAATGTTTATTTGAAGTGTTACTGGGCCTTTCTACAGAATTGGTTCAAACTGTTGTCccacaaccaaaaaacaaagTATTCAAATTTTAGATGTTAACTAAGATCCTTCTGTTATTTACTGAATcacacaatatttaaaatattaatatatttgtaagcttaatatatataaaataaatgagaactttttgtaaaaatagcaaaaactaTATTTACAGGGTAGATGCAAACAGTGTTAATAAGTAACATTGTAATTCTTcttattgaattatttattgtgtttcagtagtgacaaatttggggagaggaaaaatattccaaaactttctgaaatGCAACATGAGAATTAACTGcacaattactagaaatgtgtgccttggatattatacaatttgGATACATACGAAATTTGTGGAAAGACACATTTAAGATGTTTCCAACTCTGACTTTGAACCAATTCTGTAGAATGTCCCAGTTATGATTCATTTGTGAACAAGAAAACAGACTCCCAGACTAAAAAAAGACTTCATTTATTCAAACGTCAGTCATTTGCAGTCAGACAGCACTGCTTgttctgtgtttgttgtgttgtCTGTTGTGGCACCCAGTCTCTTTTTCtttgaatttaaagggttagttcgcc encodes the following:
- the LOC125256456 gene encoding SAP domain-containing ribonucleoprotein isoform X4, coding for MAEVVELHKLKLAELKLECTARGLDAKGNKADLIARLQAYLEEHEEVNEEEVLGVYGDGDGEGEESFAKEESADQKEEFSPPETVTEKKLVKMSPPAAVGERLQKRAERFNVPPSVDTKKAARAARFGLPVPDSSKGTSAKISVDVEVLKKRAERFGMNVSSVSKKVEDDEKLKKRKERFGIVTSAASAGAEDSEPPPLLSFSGKEAKTC
- the LOC125256456 gene encoding SAP domain-containing ribonucleoprotein isoform X5 yields the protein MAEVVELHKLKLAELKLECTARGLDAKGNKADLIARLQAYLEEHEVNEEEVLGVYGDGDGEGEESFAKEESADQKEEFSPPETVTEKKLVKMSPPAAVGERLQKRAERFNVPPSVDTKKAARAARFGLPVPDSSKGTSAKISVDVEVLKKRAERFGMNVSSVSKKVEDDEKLKKRKERFGIVTSAASAGAEDSEPPPLLSFSGKEAKTC
- the LOC125256456 gene encoding SAP domain-containing ribonucleoprotein isoform X3 encodes the protein MAEVVELHKLKLAELKLECTARGLDAKGNKADLIARLQAYLEEHEEVNEEEVLGVYGDGDGEGEGEESFAKEESADQKEEFSPPETVTEKKLVKMSPPAAVGERLQKRAERFNVPPSVDTKKAARAARFGLPVPDSSKGTSAKISVDVEVLKKRAERFGMNVSSVSKKVEDDEKLKKRKERFGIVTSAASAGAEDSEAKKRKRAERFGNV
- the LOC125256456 gene encoding SAP domain-containing ribonucleoprotein isoform X2 encodes the protein MAEVVELHKLKLAELKLECTARGLDAKGNKADLIARLQAYLEEHEVNEEEVLGVYGDGDGEGEGEESFAKEESADQKEEFSPPETVTEKKLVKMSPPAAVGERLQKRAERFNVPPSVDTKKAARAARFGLPVPDSSKGTSAKISVDVEVLKKRAERFGMNVSSVSKKVEDDEKLKKRKERFGIVTSAASAGAEDSEPPPLLSFSGKEAKTC
- the LOC125256456 gene encoding SAP domain-containing ribonucleoprotein isoform X1, which codes for MAEVVELHKLKLAELKLECTARGLDAKGNKADLIARLQAYLEEHEEVNEEEVLGVYGDGDGEGEGEESFAKEESADQKEEFSPPETVTEKKLVKMSPPAAVGERLQKRAERFNVPPSVDTKKAARAARFGLPVPDSSKGTSAKISVDVEVLKKRAERFGMNVSSVSKKVEDDEKLKKRKERFGIVTSAASAGAEDSEPPPLLSFSGKEAKTC